In a genomic window of Deinococcus radiotolerans:
- the nagA gene encoding N-acetylglucosamine-6-phosphate deacetylase: protein MTHTAPESTVLRGLLLLPQGLTPGTLSLRVGRIETVTPDESAPTDTLILPGFVDTHVHGGGGGDTMDGPEGLATLARLHASCGTTTLLPTTITNPWERVLDALRAVAAIMHAPVPGGADVPGAHLEGPFISAQRLGAQPPFTLAPTPERLAEVLALGVVRAVTLAPELPGAAAAAVQFARAGVRVGVGHTRADADTVSALLATVHASGGQGAATHLFNAMGGVEGRVPGPAGALMADPLAVLEVILDGVHVHDTAFRLARAAAPERVMLITDAMRAAGLSDGQSELGGQPVTVRGAHATLPDGTLAGSVLTMDEALRRAVAAGVPLPEASRMASLTPARSVGLHDRGELRVGLRADLVALNPALEVQGVWVAGQAVR from the coding sequence GTGACGCACACCGCCCCTGAGTCCACGGTCCTGCGGGGCCTGCTGCTGCTTCCCCAGGGCCTCACGCCCGGCACCCTATCCCTGCGGGTCGGGCGGATCGAGACAGTCACGCCAGACGAGTCAGCGCCCACCGACACGCTGATCCTGCCGGGCTTCGTAGACACGCACGTGCACGGCGGGGGCGGCGGGGACACCATGGACGGCCCCGAGGGCCTGGCGACCCTGGCGCGGCTGCACGCCAGCTGCGGCACGACCACGCTGCTGCCCACGACCATCACGAACCCCTGGGAGCGGGTGCTGGACGCCCTGCGGGCCGTGGCGGCCATCATGCACGCGCCGGTGCCGGGCGGCGCGGACGTGCCCGGCGCGCACCTGGAGGGCCCGTTCATCAGTGCGCAGCGGCTGGGCGCGCAGCCGCCCTTCACGCTGGCCCCCACGCCCGAGCGGCTGGCGGAGGTGCTGGCGCTGGGGGTGGTGCGCGCCGTGACCCTCGCGCCGGAACTGCCGGGCGCGGCGGCCGCGGCCGTGCAGTTCGCGCGGGCGGGCGTGCGGGTGGGCGTGGGGCACACCCGCGCGGACGCGGACACCGTGAGCGCGCTGCTGGCCACCGTGCATGCCAGCGGCGGTCAGGGCGCCGCGACGCACCTGTTCAACGCCATGGGCGGTGTGGAGGGCCGCGTACCCGGCCCGGCCGGCGCGCTGATGGCGGACCCGCTGGCGGTACTGGAAGTCATCCTGGACGGCGTGCACGTGCACGACACAGCGTTCCGGCTGGCGCGGGCGGCCGCGCCGGAGCGAGTCATGCTGATCACGGACGCCATGCGTGCCGCCGGGCTGAGCGACGGCCAGAGCGAACTGGGCGGGCAGCCCGTCACGGTGCGCGGCGCGCACGCCACCCTGCCCGACGGCACGCTTGCCGGGAGTGTCCTCACGATGGACGAGGCGCTGCGGCGCGCCGTGGCGGCCGGGGTGCCGCTGCCCGAGGCGAGCCGCATGGCCAGCCTCACGCCCGCCCGCTCGGTGGGCCTGCACGACCGCGGGGAACTGCGCGTCGGGCTGCGCGCGGATCTGGTGGCCCTGAATCCCGCGCTGGAGGTACAGGGCGTGTGGGTGGCCGGTCAGGCGGTGCGCTGA
- a CDS encoding sensor domain-containing protein → MNPAPDVQAEPEAPGAALAVLILDDRTHAVLGCTDAMSTLLGLTLTPGEALPPGLMAASPGRALAPNVVLHSPAGPVPCQAQPLGGLAHATLLCPLHQLSHTVLDAMPTDVAVLNASGRYLYVNPAAIRDAAVRRGIIGRTDLEYMQWRAHPTERAATRARHFQEAARSGQSVQFVETFSGARTSYLRRTYQPLLDEAGNLQLMLGYGEDQTRDRTQEDQRRLLRTMVDTSRDPLLVIDARSGPGHQRVEYANPAMLDLLRHHGLEALPDTPLPEWPMARGNSVNVLQMLGQLEGLPRTEALRDTLFLPEAQQWLEVHINAILDADGQRSHWAVNLRDITAQRTADIWRERTAQAHRLALAGAPLSASLTPLLAHADNWEIGWQIGAVIASHPTEFEGHLPPEVQQALRAIPPDELTAHWHALDPAQQGRAAVTYDLDAPGSPALHRQVRPHARSLIELPLFGLDGQVLGALLATHPVPHAWTASVVENLSAVATSGAILIEQHLNKVRLERLAYRDPLTGLLNRSALTDWTAAALRQETPLALGLMDLNRFRFLNDGFGHAVGDQLLADLARRLCHLAEQRGLLALARMGGDEFGLLTRAEDQQAVVRDLQALFEEPFEVRGSALLLEASVGWSLAPDTARDAHTLLQQADAALYEAKRAQVFSQVFQPAPPARIPTVTLESALRASLRDGGFRMVYQPQVQLGTGVLIGAEALLRWTHPELGVIPPDQFIPAAERAGLMPRLGEWVLTTALREAARWTNPNLSVSVNVSSRQLADPTFSDRVAQALSGSGLRPDRVVLEVTESGLIDNPARAREVLQGLRAQGVRVSMDDFGTGYSSLFSLRSLPVDELKIDRAFVRDLGLDTQAARESQAIVTASVLMARSLRMELLAEGVETQVQAQVLQEAGCELAQGWLYARPMEPDAFDAFEVSWPERLLAPRSAPSARTC, encoded by the coding sequence ATGAATCCCGCACCGGATGTCCAGGCTGAGCCCGAGGCGCCTGGTGCCGCGCTGGCGGTCCTGATCCTGGATGACCGCACCCACGCCGTGCTGGGCTGCACGGACGCGATGAGCACCCTGCTGGGGCTTACCCTGACGCCCGGCGAGGCCCTGCCGCCGGGCCTGATGGCCGCTTCTCCTGGCCGCGCGCTGGCCCCGAACGTGGTCCTGCACAGTCCCGCCGGACCGGTGCCCTGTCAGGCGCAGCCGCTTGGGGGGCTGGCACACGCCACGCTGCTGTGCCCCCTGCATCAGCTGAGTCACACGGTCCTGGACGCCATGCCCACCGACGTGGCCGTCCTGAACGCCAGCGGGCGGTACCTGTACGTGAACCCGGCCGCCATCCGGGACGCGGCGGTGCGCCGGGGCATCATCGGCCGGACGGATCTTGAGTACATGCAGTGGCGCGCGCACCCGACCGAGCGGGCCGCCACCCGCGCCCGGCATTTTCAGGAGGCGGCGCGCAGCGGCCAGAGCGTGCAGTTCGTCGAGACGTTCAGCGGCGCGCGCACCTCGTACCTACGCCGCACGTACCAGCCGCTGCTGGATGAAGCGGGCAACTTGCAGCTGATGCTCGGCTACGGTGAGGACCAGACCCGCGACCGCACCCAGGAGGACCAGCGGCGCCTGCTGCGGACCATGGTGGACACCTCACGCGACCCGCTGCTGGTCATCGACGCGCGCTCAGGACCCGGGCATCAGCGCGTGGAGTACGCCAACCCGGCCATGCTGGACCTGCTCCGCCACCACGGTCTGGAGGCCCTGCCGGACACGCCTCTGCCCGAGTGGCCCATGGCGCGCGGCAACAGCGTGAACGTCCTGCAGATGCTCGGGCAGCTGGAGGGCCTGCCGCGTACGGAGGCGCTGCGTGACACGCTGTTCCTGCCTGAAGCTCAGCAGTGGCTGGAAGTGCACATCAACGCGATCCTGGACGCCGACGGGCAGCGCAGTCACTGGGCCGTGAACCTGCGGGACATCACCGCGCAGCGCACGGCGGACATCTGGCGGGAACGCACCGCGCAGGCCCACCGGCTGGCCCTGGCGGGCGCGCCCCTGTCGGCCTCGCTGACGCCGCTGCTCGCGCACGCGGACAACTGGGAGATCGGCTGGCAGATCGGGGCGGTCATCGCCAGCCACCCGACCGAGTTCGAGGGGCACCTGCCGCCCGAGGTGCAGCAGGCCCTGCGCGCCATCCCACCCGACGAACTGACCGCGCACTGGCACGCCCTAGACCCCGCCCAGCAGGGCCGGGCGGCCGTCACGTACGACCTGGACGCCCCCGGCAGTCCCGCGCTGCACCGGCAGGTGCGCCCGCACGCCCGCAGCCTGATCGAGCTGCCGCTGTTCGGCCTGGACGGTCAGGTGCTGGGGGCGCTCCTGGCGACCCACCCGGTCCCGCACGCCTGGACGGCGTCGGTCGTGGAGAACCTGAGTGCCGTCGCCACGTCCGGCGCCATTCTCATTGAGCAGCACCTGAATAAGGTTCGCCTGGAACGGCTCGCGTACCGTGATCCCCTGACGGGCCTGCTGAACCGTTCAGCCCTGACCGACTGGACCGCCGCGGCCCTGCGGCAGGAGACGCCACTGGCGCTGGGCCTGATGGACCTGAACCGCTTCCGGTTCCTGAACGACGGCTTCGGTCACGCGGTTGGGGATCAGCTGCTGGCCGATCTGGCCCGCCGCCTGTGCCACCTGGCCGAGCAGCGCGGCCTCCTGGCCCTGGCCCGCATGGGCGGCGACGAGTTCGGCCTGCTGACCCGGGCTGAGGACCAGCAGGCCGTGGTGCGGGACCTGCAGGCCCTGTTCGAGGAACCGTTCGAGGTGCGGGGCAGCGCCCTGCTGCTCGAAGCGTCCGTGGGCTGGAGTCTCGCGCCGGACACCGCCCGGGACGCGCACACCCTGCTTCAGCAGGCAGACGCGGCGCTGTACGAGGCCAAACGCGCGCAGGTGTTCAGTCAGGTGTTCCAGCCGGCGCCGCCAGCCCGCATTCCCACCGTCACGCTGGAAAGCGCCCTGCGCGCCAGCCTGCGGGACGGTGGGTTCCGCATGGTGTACCAGCCGCAGGTGCAGCTGGGCACCGGCGTGCTGATCGGCGCTGAGGCGCTGCTGCGCTGGACCCACCCGGAGCTGGGGGTGATCCCCCCGGATCAGTTCATTCCCGCTGCGGAGCGCGCGGGCCTGATGCCGCGCCTGGGCGAGTGGGTCCTGACGACCGCCCTGCGTGAAGCGGCCCGCTGGACGAACCCGAACCTGAGTGTCAGCGTGAACGTCTCCAGCCGCCAGCTGGCCGACCCGACCTTCAGTGACCGGGTCGCGCAGGCCCTGAGCGGCAGCGGCCTGCGCCCGGACCGGGTGGTGCTGGAGGTCACGGAGAGCGGCCTGATTGACAATCCGGCGCGCGCGCGCGAGGTGCTGCAGGGCCTCCGGGCGCAGGGCGTGCGGGTCAGCATGGATGACTTCGGCACCGGGTACTCATCGCTGTTCAGCCTGCGGTCCCTGCCGGTCGATGAACTCAAGATTGACCGGGCGTTCGTGCGGGACCTGGGGCTGGACACGCAGGCCGCGCGGGAAAGTCAGGCAATCGTGACCGCCAGCGTCCTGATGGCCCGCTCGCTGAGGATGGAACTCCTGGCCGAGGGCGTGGAAACCCAGGTGCAGGCGCAGGTCCTGCAAGAAGCGGGCTGCGAACTGGCGCAGGGCTGGCTGTACGCGCGCCCCATGGAACCGGACGCGTTCGACGCGTTTGAAGTCAGCTGGCCCGAGCGGCTGCTCGCGCCGCGCAGTGCGCCCAGCGCGCGGACATGCTAA
- a CDS encoding MerR family transcriptional regulator, translating to MNPTYYTTAELARAAHVTRRTVMHYAELGLLTPDQVTASGRALYGPYALRLLRDLIDLRALGFTLEEARDAVTLRRATHDVNGVYHRDWTRADIPISDERLQALQVKLRTVHDAYERQADNLERFDRWLTKRFTGGQLPTESEGDEPDSDVP from the coding sequence GTGAACCCCACCTACTACACCACCGCTGAACTCGCGCGCGCGGCGCACGTGACCCGCCGGACCGTCATGCACTACGCCGAACTGGGCCTGCTGACTCCGGATCAGGTGACCGCGTCGGGCCGCGCGCTGTACGGCCCGTACGCCCTGCGGCTGCTGCGCGACCTGATCGACCTGCGCGCCCTGGGCTTCACGCTGGAAGAAGCGCGGGACGCCGTCACCCTGCGCCGCGCCACGCACGACGTGAACGGCGTGTACCACCGCGACTGGACCCGCGCGGACATTCCCATCAGCGATGAACGCCTCCAGGCCCTTCAGGTGAAACTGCGGACCGTGCATGACGCCTACGAGCGTCAGGCGGACAACCTCGAACGCTTCGACCGCTGGCTTACCAAGCGCTTCACGGGCGGACAGCTGCCCACTGAATCCGAAGGGGATGAACCGGACAGTGACGTGCCCTGA
- a CDS encoding NADPH:quinone oxidoreductase family protein yields the protein MRALTCTAFDEPETLIVTEQPTPTPGPGEVLIRVQAASVNYPDALMVQGKYQVRPPLPFTPGAEAAGTVEAVGEGVTHLQVGQRVAAFTGTGAFATHLIAPAAATLPLPDDLDLNVAATLPLAYGTAMHALIDRGQLKAGEMLLVLGAAGGVGLAAVMIGKALGARVIAAASTPEKLELARAHGADDLINYAQTDLKAALNDLSGKKGVDVILDPVGDRWAESAFRAIAWGGRYLVIGFAGGEIPKLPLNLPLLKGASIVGVFWGEYARRDPRGNARHLTQLAEWVRSGTLNPEISRTYSLEDAPQAMRDLLERRVTGKVIVTP from the coding sequence ATGCGCGCCTTGACCTGCACCGCCTTCGATGAACCCGAAACCCTGATCGTCACCGAGCAGCCCACCCCGACCCCCGGCCCCGGCGAGGTCCTGATCCGCGTGCAGGCTGCCAGCGTGAACTACCCCGACGCCCTGATGGTGCAGGGCAAGTATCAGGTGCGCCCACCCCTGCCCTTCACGCCCGGCGCGGAGGCCGCCGGAACCGTCGAGGCCGTCGGGGAAGGCGTCACGCACCTTCAGGTCGGCCAGCGCGTCGCCGCGTTCACCGGCACCGGCGCGTTCGCCACGCACCTGATCGCCCCCGCCGCCGCCACGCTGCCCCTCCCGGACGACCTGGACCTGAACGTCGCCGCGACCCTGCCGCTCGCGTACGGGACCGCCATGCACGCTCTGATCGACCGCGGGCAACTCAAGGCCGGTGAGATGCTGCTGGTCCTGGGCGCCGCCGGGGGTGTCGGCCTCGCCGCCGTCATGATCGGTAAGGCCCTCGGGGCGCGCGTGATCGCCGCCGCCAGCACCCCTGAGAAACTCGAACTCGCGCGGGCGCACGGTGCGGACGATCTGATCAATTACGCCCAGACCGACCTGAAGGCGGCCCTGAACGACCTGAGCGGGAAGAAGGGCGTGGACGTCATCCTCGATCCCGTCGGGGACCGCTGGGCCGAGAGTGCCTTTCGCGCCATCGCCTGGGGCGGCCGGTACCTCGTGATCGGCTTCGCGGGCGGCGAGATCCCGAAACTGCCGCTGAACCTCCCGCTGCTCAAGGGCGCGTCCATCGTGGGGGTCTTCTGGGGCGAGTACGCCCGGCGCGACCCACGCGGCAACGCCCGCCACCTCACCCAGCTGGCCGAATGGGTGCGCAGCGGCACGCTGAACCCCGAGATCAGCCGCACCTACAGCCTGGAGGACGCGCCGCAGGCCATGCGGGATCTGCTGGAGCGGCGCGTGACCGGGAAAGTGATCGTCACGCCGTGA